A genomic region of Miscanthus floridulus cultivar M001 chromosome 3, ASM1932011v1, whole genome shotgun sequence contains the following coding sequences:
- the LOC136542380 gene encoding protein DETOXIFICATION 40-like yields the protein MGRTGDDHRAVDCRLEALLSGAASEEPWLRRMASATALELRLLVPLAAPAVVVYMLIIVMSSTTQIVCGQLGNVQLAAASLGNNGIQVFAYGLMLGMGSAVETLCGQAYGAEKYEMLGVYLQRSTVLLMATGVPLAAMYALSEPLLLLLGQSPEIAGAAAEFAYGLIPQIFAYAANFPIQKFLQAQSIVAPSAYILAASFALHVALSWLAVYGLDLGLLGASLTLSLTWWVLVAGQFAYIVWSPRCRATWTGFTWAAFADLPGFAGLSAASAVMLALEVWYFQVLILLAGMLPDPQIALDSLTVCTSIQSWVFMISVGFNAAASVRVGNELGAGNPRSAAFSAWMVTALSAFVSGIAGLVTFLLRDKLSYIFTGGEVVSRAVADLCPLLVGTIVLCGIQPVLSGVAVGCGWQATVAYINIGCYYFIGIPLGVLLGFKFDFGIKGLWGGMIGGTLIQTLILIWITLRTDWNKEVEEARKRLDKWDDTRLPLLASKE from the exons ATGGGTCGGACGGGTGACGACCACCGCGCCGTCGACTGCCGGCTGGAGGCGCTGCTCTCCGGCGCAGCCTCCGAGGAGCCATGGCTCCGGCGTATGGCATCTGCGACGGCGCTGGAGCTGCGTCTGCTGGTGCCTCTCGCCGCGCCGGCCGTGGTGGTCTACATGCTCATCATCGTCATGTCGTCGACCACGCAGATCGTGTGCGGCCAGCTCGGCAACGTCCAGCTCGCCGCCGCCTCCCTCGGCAACAACGGCATCCAGGTCTTCGCCTACGGCCTCATG CTGGGGATGGGCAGCGCGGTGGAGACGCTGTGCGGGCAGGCGTACGGCGCGGAGAAGTACGAGATGCTGGGCGTGTACCTGCAGCGCTCCACGGTGCTGCTCATGGCCACCGGCGTGCCGCTCGCCGCCATGTACGCCCTCTCGGAGCCGCTGCTCCTGCTGCTGGGGCAGTCTCCCGAGatcgccggcgccgccgcggagTTCGCCTACGGCCTCATCCCGCAGATCTTCGCGTACGCCGCCAACTTCCCGATCCAGAAGTTCCTGCAGGCGCAGAGCATCGTGGCGCCCAGCGCCTACATCCTGGCGGCCAGCTTCGCGCTCCACGTGGCGCTGAGCTGGCTCGCCGTCTACGGGCTGGACCTGGGCCTGCTCGGGGCCTCGCTCACGCTCAGCCTCACGTGGTGGGTGCTCGTGGCGGGCCAGTTCGCGTACATCGTCTGGAGCCCTCGCTGCCGGGCCACCTGGACCGGGTTCACGTGGGCCGCCTTCGCCGACCTGCCCGGGTTCGCCGGCCTGTCCGCCGCGTCGGCGGTCATGCTGGCGCTCGAGGTCTGGTACTTCCAGGTGCTCATCCTCCTCGCCGGCATGCTGCCGGACCCGCAGATCGCCCTCGACTCGCTCACGGTCTG CACGTCGATCCAGTCATGGGTGTTCATGATCTCTGTGGGCTTCAATGCAGCTGCCAG CGTGAGGGTAGGGAATGAGCTGGGCGCCGGCAACCCCAGGTCTGCCGCGTTCTCTGCATGGATGGTCACCGCCCTGTCGGCGTTCGTGTCAGGGATAGCTGGCCTCGTCACTTTCCTGCTCAGGGACAAGCTAAGCTACATCTTCACCGGCGGCGAGGTCGTCTCGCGCGCCGTCGCCGACCTGTGCCCGCTGCTCGTCGGGACCATCGTGCTCTGCGGGATCCAGCCCGTGCTGTCAG GTGTGGCCGTTGGCTGTGGGTGGCAAGCAACGGTTGCCTACATCAACATTGGATGCTACTACTTCATCGGCATACCCCTCGGCGTGCTCCTCGGATTCAAGTTTGACTTTGGGATCAAG GGATTGTGGGGAGGCATGATTGGGGGTACCCTCATCCAAACACTCATTTTGATCTGGATCACGTTAAGAACTGACTGGAACAAGGAG GTCGAGGAGGCGCGGAAAAGATTAGACAAGTGGGACGACACAAGGCTGCCTCTTCTCGCAAGCAAGGAGTGA
- the LOC136544379 gene encoding uncharacterized protein: MLPASAATPPPAYGKLDKMDAAEARHIKAQFLIHKVLEEATSSSSTARSRRPPTALVRVKARIGVRLKKLRLAIRGIRVCARRAVQRHLRNLRRLIAHGGGRGSSSVKPAGPPS, from the coding sequence ATGCTGCCGGCGAGTGCAGCTACGCCGCCACCCGCCTACGGCAAGTTGGACAAGATGGACGCGGCGGAGGCGCGGCACATCAAGGCGCAGTTCCTGATCCACAAGGTGCTGGAGGAggcgacgtcgtcgtcgtcaacaGCAAGGTCTAGGAGGCCGCCGACGGCGCTGGTGAGGGTGAAGGCAAGGATCGGCGTGCGGTTGAAGAAGCTCAGGCTCGCCATCCGGGGCATCAGGGTGTGCGCCCGCCGCGCTGTGCAGAGGCATCTCAGGAACCTCAGGAGGCTCATCGCGCATGGAGGAGGACGCGGATCATCGTCAGTAAAGCCTGCCGGGCCCCCCTCTTGA